Below is a window of Arabidopsis thaliana chromosome 2, partial sequence DNA.
TCTATTATCTAAACCTAGACGCGGTCAGCGTTGAGGACAACCTGATTGCGACATTGGGGACACCGTTTCATGCCGAAGACGGGAACATTTTTATAGACTCAGGAACCACTCTCACGTACTTTCCAATGAGCTACTGCAACCTAGTGAGGGAGGCAGTGGAACAGGTTGTGACAGCAGTTAAAGTACCTGACATGGGCAGTGACAACTTGCTTTGCTACTACTCGGACACCATAGATATCTTTCCCGTGATCACAATGCATTTTTCTGGCGGTGCGGATCTTGTCTTGGATAAGTATAATATGTATCTCGAAACGATTACCGGAGGAATCTTTTGTTTGGCTATTGGGTGTAATGATCCGTCAATGCCTGCTGTCTTTGGGAACAGAGCGCagaacaattttttggtggGTTATGATCCTTCTTCAAATGTGATTTCTTTCAGTCCCACTAATTGTTCTGCTTTGTGGAgttgaagaaacaaaccaaGAGATTCTCTTTTCTACATTTTCATGGTTTTAACTTCAGTTTTGTTTCGATTTATTTGTACTGTCACTAAAAGCATATGACATAGACAtgtttaaatgaaaaaatatgcGAATGAGTTACACAATTAATCGAAATTCAAATCACAATCTGCTATAATCTCAAGTTTTTTCTGGAGTTTGCAACTTGTTCTATCAAAGTCTTTTATAAGttcattttttctcaatgCTTCTTATAGATAAACAtgaccaaagaaagaaatcacTAATATTGCAAAGCACATAATTTTACCTAGAAATACTAagttatgttttggtttagcCTCTCACAGCTTGAACGGTAGCAATCATGTGAGCCATCACGAGAGCGTAACGAACAGCTGTGTGTTGTGGAGTGTAGATGTCTCCAAGTCCAAACTCCCCAAAGTTGAGATCTATGTTCACAAACTTACCCGGCAACGACCTTTTAGCCAGAGCTTCATTCCATATCTCCAAGAACTCCTCCATCACCTTTTGTGCCTTTTCCATTGATGATATAGGAAGATACTCCACCTGCAAGTAACAACacacaaactcaaaattgAGATTACAAGAAACAAGACAATCACCAAAAGGGAACAGCTCCATATACCCTTTAGGTGATTAGATTAGCATTGAGACTATAGggatttaagaaaacaaggattttttcatcatcattgtgATTACACGAAACAAGACTAAAGAAACTTGTAGATGCATAGTCAACAATCAACAATGTTCAATTTTCATCATCTGTCTTAACATCATAAACAGCATCAAGGATCATCACTAAAAGATATTACAAGAAACtcttttaacaagaaaaatctgtagaaaaacaagattttcatctttaaaattaatcaCCACTGTTCAGTGTTCATCATATCTGtcttaaacaagaaaaagctGGAAACTTTGTTTACCTCCATGACAATGCCTCTAACATTCTCAGAATGAGTAGGAACAACTTTACCAACTCTCAACCTAAAATCACCAAGCTGATACTGAAACCCATCAAAGTAAAGAGCCACTTTAGATTTATAAGACTGAAGCTTCTCCATAATCAACTGAATCGAAGAATCAGCTTCCAAGACAATCCTCTGCGTCCTGATAATGAAATAGTACTTATTCGGCTGATCCGCAAGTGAAATCCCTAGAAAATCACGAGGAAACTCCAATTGATTCGCTTGGTCTTTTAACATGGGTTTGTAATAGTTGAGTGTTGCTTTCCATCTTCCTTCTTTCACACCATTGATGCTCTCTACACATTGTGTTGCTTCGTTTAGGATTTGGCTGCTTACTGTTGATCCTTGGTTTGGTTGCCAAtgtaaaaccctagaaaaaaacaaaacccaaatacAAGAATCGGAAGAGTAATCAGAacagaaacgaaaaaaatcgAGATTTTGGAAAACGAAATTGGATCAAAGCTTACCACTTGACGGGCATTGTTGTTGAGGGAGaatgacaaaacaaacactGTTCGAAACtgacacaacaaaaaataaaaaaaacatatgtatatgttataTCAACAAACCCAATCGAAATTGAGGTATGGGCCGAAGGCCCAAAACAGCTTAATAAATGTGGCCCAACACAGCTTAATTAAATACTCCATGTCTCTTGATTCTATTAACTGTTCTTAACCTGGACTTCACGtagacgaggaagaagaacctTGAATCCgacatttgtttcttcattttaagGTAGGGTTAAGTCTATTTTCGGTTCtgggttttcttctctttcaattcTCAAACAATAACTcgcaattttattttcacggatcttttttatttcaaaatcgaattgaaaaaaatggttCTTCACAATCTAGCATATATGAAATTTGGGAATAAAGTTacgatttttatatataatatggttTTAATTTCGTTGATTCTATGTTTTGCTACTATGATTGTTAAAGTGTCACTCTCATTTTCAACTTCTCGGTGATTAGTGTGTTTGTGTTCTTCAAAGATTGTAAATTTGAATagcttggttttgttttctctaataGACTGAGATATGTTATGATGTGTAGCTAAACCTCTTCACTGGTGAAAGCAATTTGATGTTATGGTTCCAATGGAAACTCAAGAAGTTACAGATTCTTTACCAAAAGCGCAGAGTAAATCGGGTAGTACTCAACTAGATGGGCCTGGAATGGTGTCTTCAGCAAATATACCTGAGGTTTTGACTGAAGATATGGTTTGTGACACAGTGATGCCACCGGTTTCAGTTTCCGGAGCTGCTTCCTTAGAGTTACCTTTGAATGTAGAGGAAGCGCCGTTGATTAGAGAAGAAAGTAATAGAACAAGTCATGATGCTGATGCCATTTTGGTTCAAGAGTTTTCGAGTCGTTTTCCAGACCATGCCTCTATATTAGATATTCAAGGTTCTGCTAGATCAGATCAGGTTACTTGCTGCTTCTTGAAAACGACTGTTACTCTTTGTTGGTTTCAGATCGTTTATTGTGCTTACGAATTAGATTTTTCGTCTACAGAGAGCTCAAGGTACGGGTTGTCCACCATCTTCGTCAGTTCCCGTCCAAAATATCACAACAGCAGCGGAGCATTGGACTTCTACATCGACTCCTTTAGGTCAGGATCTGCCCATTGATAGTGATCGCTATGCTTTAATTATAGTTGGTGTGCTAGAATGTTAAGATTTTTGTATGTTGTGATCGTTGTGTAGTTAACCATTCAGAGGATGTCGTTGAAGGTGGTGTTCAGCCTCCTAACGTCTTACATAGCAGATTAACAGTCAATGCATCAGCGGTTACGTCTCTTCCCAACAATCATATGGGACAGAGTCCTCGGTTACATTTATCTTCGTTCAGTGACATATGTGACCACGAGCTGGAGAAGCTGAGCAGAGAACAAGGGACCTTACTGAAAAGCTTTGAAGAGACGGTTAGTCTTTTTCTAATTCTTGGTTAATCTATCTTTATTCGGTTTCCTGTCCTCTCTGCTCATTGTCTCGTTGTTTGTAAGCAGACATTAGAGTTGAAGGCTGAACTCGAGAGGAAGATGGCGGAAGCACGCAGTGAGTATGATAGGAAATCCCAAGAGGTAGATGCTGCGTATAACGCTCAAGCGAAGAAGAATGAAGCGTTAAGGAGTTTGGTTGTTATGAACAGTCTCTTGGCGAATGCTTACAAGTCTACTTGTCCAGTGAAGAGTGCAGCCACTGATACTGCTACCGTAAGAGGTAAAGTTGAAGAGTATAATTGGATAAAGCAAATGAGCTAAACAGCGACACTAAttctcttccctttttttAGCACCCAGGAGCTCTCAACATTCAACGCAGCAGCAGCAAGCAGTGCAAACTAACAGGCATATGAATTCAACTGCTCCTCCTCGACCCTCAGTCACAGCAGCTGAACCTATGAATTCGGCTGCTCCTCCTCGACCCTCAGTCACAGCAGCTGAACCTATGAATTCAACTGCTCCTCCTCGACCCTCAGTCACAGCAGCGGAAGCTACACCTCCAAATCTTTCAGCTCCTCTCCCGCACTGCAACACTCCTCAACCAAGTCCAATATCTCAGCAAGCAGCAGTAGAATCAAACACACAGATGCAATCAACCGCCCTTCCTCGACCCTCTGTTACAGCAGAAGCTCGTCCTTTACATCAACCACACAGCAACACGTCTCAGCCAAGACCAATACCACAACAAGCATTAGCACAATCCAACACAAATATCACTTCAACCGCCCTTCCTCGACCCTCAATCACAGCAGAAGCTCGTCTGTTACATCAACCACACAGCAACACGCCTCAGCCAAGACCAATACCTCAGAAAGCTTTAGTACAAGCCAACACAGATATCAATTCAACCGCCCTTCCTCGACCCTTAGTCACAGCAGAAGCCCCTCCTTTACATCAATCAAGCTGCAAGGCTCCTCAGCCAAAACCAATATCTCAGCAACCAGCAGTACAATCCAAGACGGATATCATCAATTCAACCGCCCTTCCTCGACCCTCAGTCACAACAGAAGCCCGTCCTTTACATCAACCACGCAGCAAAACGCCTCAGCCAAAACCAGTATCTCAACCACCagcaaaacaatcaaacacaGAAATCAATTCAACTCCCCATCCTCGACCCTCAGTCACATCAAAAGCTATATCTCTGCAATCACCGCCCTGCAACACACCTCAGCCAAGACCACCGCCTTTAATCTCCAACCATACTCCAACTTCTTATCAACCAGCTTCTGCTCCACCAGTGCATGGTATAGCGCGAAGGACCATGGCACCTCATTTAAGATCATCTCGAGCTCCCAACTCTGCTGCTGCACCATCAACATATCCAAGGTTGGctcaagaacaacaaaagcaacaacaaaagaagtcAAACAGTAGCTTGGTCTATCTCTCAGATGACGACTAGTGACAAATCTTTGGGAGTATATAACATCAGTATAtagtttttgaagtttctctTAAGGGAATATATAAGTTCGAGAGGCCCTTTAAAACATTTGAGAATGCCTTGTACGAAGGATCATTTCGAATACTAATTTTTTGGAGAATATCAAGTAagttaactaaaatatttttcacaaatttgcagtttaatcaaaatttatttacataattcTGTTATTTTTACTCTATAGGAATTttcaaaatactttttttctcCTTACTTCgagttttgaaaatatttttcatgcaGCGAATCTCTGATATCAATTTAGCGCCACGTGGCACGTGACATACCCCGATCTCTAATAAATgaactctttttaaaatcgCCCCCCTCGATACATCAGTTCACTAGTTTAGTGACTCCACTCGACCACAAACGCTAACGCAAACGCAGTCGCGTGGACTCCTCTGTTTATTTCGCGTTTTAGATTTCTTAATTCTCATTCTGATTTGACTGTGGAAAGGGATTCGTTTCTCCTTCAAGGAAAAAGTTTTATCTTTGCTGGAAACTCAACTACAAACGCGGTTTTGCTCCATTTCGCGTTTGCGTTTTAGCTCCAATGCTGGTACTCTCTGTTCTACTATAAGCTGTAGCAAGCTCCAAATCCTCAAAAATCGACATTGTTGCTTCTTCATATTAAGGTGGGTTTCTCATTAAATATGCGTTTTCAATTCATTTCCCTACATGTATGAAGAAATCATGAAATGGGGTTCCCCAAAAACTTCACCTTTTACTTGGAGAGAGCATCATTGAATTTGTGGGACATGATTCTTTCCATCAAAAAGTTAGATTTTTTCGGTCAATGGTGGAGGAAACAGGTCCTACAATCGAAAACCGGTTTTTTAAACCGGTTTCCGACAACCGACACCGGGAATTGTGAGTCCCACAATCAAAAACCGGGTTTTAAACCGGTTCCTGACAACCGACACCGGAAATTCTGGGTCCTAACAAATTTCAACAGTTTGCTTCGACCAACGTTTTGCTTTTCCTTAAAAGCAAAGTCCTTTTTGGCTCTATCTAATTTGGTTTGTCTATAATTTTGGATCAAGAATCTACAATGTCAAGTTCATAAAGAAAGAGTCATGTGAGCTAAGTTACAGTATCATCATATAGTTCTTGTTAAGATtcacaaaatctaatatttatcaattttggTAAAGTTTAAGATGTTTTGATTATAATATAAAGATTTTGCCATTAGTAAACAGTTTAAAGTTAAGAGCTTTTCAATGATTCTGCCTCTTTGATTACTATAATGGTTGAAAGGTCACTCTCAGATTTGCAATGCCCGTTTCTTTCTATTGGTGGTTGGTCTGTTTTCATTCCATTTATTATTGTATTTGCCATTCTTTGACTAATCCTATACTCAATCATTTCTTTAATCACATTATTTTAGTAATCAATATCCTTCAAGATGCTCCATTACTTCTTTTTAATATCCTCTTGTCTGCAACTTCCTTTTCTTGACTCTGTAGTTCTTACTTCAACTTCACCACTTTGCAGGGTAATGTAATCTATATTAGCTCTCTTGTTTGGttcttttagtgttttggttgttgtgTTATGATGTTTGTTGTCTGTATGTGAAAACATAGCCAACTAACTTTAGAGGGAACTAAAGATTTTGCAGAATCAGATGAGTGACAATGGATCTTTAAATGATTGATGTGGACCGTATATCTATCGCTatgagtttcttgttttctcttctaacTCTGGGCCCTTTTAAGAATTGGAGACTCTTGACCAAATCATAGAATGTTTTTGGTTCATAGTGGGTGTAACAGAGTTAGAATCTTTTCGATGTCTGTTCACCAACTCATTCATTCACATTACACTGTAGTTTTACCTGTGAATTCTATAAAAATTCTACTCTACTTGTAATCTGGTCTAATCTAAACATAACTTGTTTCAGGTTTTAGATTCTTGCACTCTTGGAGGTTGAGCTTAGTTCGACATGAAGGTCTTTATCTAATCTCCACTCGCTGGCAATGAAGATGAGAGTGGAAACCGCACTTGCGATCCTTTTGGTTCTCATATCAATTCAACAATGTTATGGAGGTTAGTTTCTACTCagcaacatatataaaaacatggTGTGAGTTTCATTTAAATTGATGACGTTTCTTTGTTAGGTGTAAGCAACTATACATGTACGTGTTTCTCTTCGGGCAATCGAAGTGATATCCTGGAATCTAACTGTTCCACATCATGTAATTGCAGACCAGGTTCGTTTTCTCTTTACCAActagaaaattttcaatattctaGAGAAAACTAACTTTTtgactctctcttttgttagCAGACAGAGATCAATGGGTATGTTTGTGTCCTGCAA
It encodes the following:
- a CDS encoding TATA-binding related factor (TRF) of subunit 20 of Mediator complex (TATA-binding related factor (TRF) of subunit 20 of Mediator complex; FUNCTIONS IN: RNA polymerase II transcription mediator activity; INVOLVED IN: regulation of transcription from RNA polymerase II promoter; LOCATED IN: mediator complex; CONTAINS InterPro DOMAIN/s: Mediator complex, subunit Med20 (InterPro:IPR013921); BEST Arabidopsis thaliana protein match is: TATA-binding related factor (TRF) of subunit 20 of Mediator complex (TAIR:AT4G09070.1); Has 80 Blast hits to 80 proteins in 37 species: Archae - 0; Bacteria - 0; Metazoa - 28; Fungi - 0; Plants - 45; Viruses - 0; Other Eukaryotes - 7 (source: NCBI BLink).), whose product is MPVKWVLHWQPNQGSTVSSQILNEATQCVESINGVKEGRWKATLNYYKPMLKDQANQLEFPRDFLGISLADQPNKYYFIIRTQRIVLEADSSIQLIMEKLQSYKSKVALYFDGFQYQLGDFRLRVGKVVPTHSENVRGIVMEVEYLPISSMEKAQKVMEEFLEIWNEALAKRSLPGKFVNIDLNFGEFGLGDIYTPQHTAVRYALVMAHMIATVQAVRG
- a CDS encoding TATA-binding related factor (TRF) of subunit 20 of Mediator complex, encoding MLKDQANQLEFPRDFLGISLADQPNKYYFIIRTQRIVLEADSSIQLIMEKLQSYKSKVALYFDGFQYQLGDFRLRVGKVVPTHSENVRGIVMEVEYLPISSMEKAQKVMEEFLEIWNEALAKRSLPGKFVNIDLNFGEFGLGDIYTPQHTAVRYALVMAHMIATVQAVRG
- a CDS encoding ATP-dependent helicase family protein (ATP-dependent helicase family protein; BEST Arabidopsis thaliana protein match is: ATP-dependent helicase family protein (TAIR:AT1G08060.2); Has 35333 Blast hits to 34131 proteins in 2444 species: Archae - 798; Bacteria - 22429; Metazoa - 974; Fungi - 991; Plants - 531; Viruses - 0; Other Eukaryotes - 9610 (source: NCBI BLink).), giving the protein MVPMETQEVTDSLPKAQSKSGSTQLDGPGMVSSANIPEVLTEDMVCDTVMPPVSVSGAASLELPLNVEEAPLIREESNRTSHDADAILVQEFSSRFPDHASILDIQGSARSDQRAQGTGCPPSSSVPVQNITTAAEHWTSTSTPLVNHSEDVVEGGVQPPNVLHSRLTVNASAVTSLPNNHMGQSPRLHLSSFSDICDHELEKLSREQGTLLKSFEETTLELKAELERKMAEARSEYDRKSQEVDAAYNAQAKKNEALRSLVVMNSLLANAYKSTCPVKSAATDTATVRAPRSSQHSTQQQQAVQTNRHMNSTAPPRPSVTAAEPMNSAAPPRPSVTAAEPMNSTAPPRPSVTAAEATPPNLSAPLPHCNTPQPSPISQQAAVESNTQMQSTALPRPSVTAEARPLHQPHSNTSQPRPIPQQALAQSNTNITSTALPRPSITAEARLLHQPHSNTPQPRPIPQKALVQANTDINSTALPRPLVTAEAPPLHQSSCKAPQPKPISQQPAVQSKTDIINSTALPRPSVTTEARPLHQPRSKTPQPKPVSQPPAKQSNTEINSTPHPRPSVTSKAISLQSPPCNTPQPRPPPLISNHTPTSYQPASAPPVHGIARRTMAPHLRSSRAPNSAAAPSTYPRLAQEQQKQQQKKSNSSLVYLSDDD
- a CDS encoding ATP-dependent helicase family protein, coding for MVPMETQEVTDSLPKAQSKSGSTQLDGPGMVSSANIPEVLTEDMVCDTVMPPVSVSGAASLELPLNVEEAPLIREESNRTSHDADAILVQEFSSRFPDHASILDIQGSARSDQRAQGTGCPPSSSVPVQNITTAAEHWTSTSTPLVNHSEDVVEGGVQPPNVLHSRLTVNASAVTSLPNNHMGQSPRLHLSSFSDICDHELEKLSREQGTLLKSFEETTLELKAELERKMAEARSEYDRKSQEVDAAYNAQAKKNEALRSLVVMNSLLANAYKSTCPVKSAATDTATVRAPRSSQHSTQQQQAVQTNRHMNSTAPPRPSVTAAEPMNSAAPPRPSVTAAEPMNSTAPPRPSVTAAEATPPNLSAPLPHCNTPQPSPISQQAAVESNTQMQSTALPRPSVTAEARPLHQPHSNTPQPRPIPQKALVQANTDINSTALPRPLVTAEAPPLHQSSCKAPQPKPISQQPAVQSKTDIINSTALPRPSVTTEARPLHQPRSKTPQPKPVSQPPAKQSNTEINSTPHPRPSVTSKAISLQSPPCNTPQPRPPPLISNHTPTSYQPASAPPVHGIARRTMAPHLRSSRAPNSAAAPSTYPRLAQEQQKQQQKKSNSSLVYLSDDD